The Streptomyces sp. Je 1-332 genome has a window encoding:
- the ruvX gene encoding Holliday junction resolvase RuvX produces the protein MDDSSVGMRRGRRLAIDVGDARIGVASCDPDGILATPVETVPGRDVPAAKRRLKQLVDEYEPIEIVVGLPRSLNGGEGPAAAKIRVFVQDLARMVAPISVRLVDERMTTVTASQGLRASGVKSKKGRSVIDQAAAVVILQQALESERASGKAPGEGVEVVI, from the coding sequence ATGGACGACTCTTCAGTGGGCATGCGCAGGGGCCGGCGTCTGGCCATCGACGTCGGTGACGCCCGGATCGGGGTCGCCTCGTGCGACCCCGACGGGATCCTCGCCACGCCGGTGGAGACGGTGCCGGGGCGCGATGTCCCGGCCGCCAAGCGCCGGTTGAAGCAGCTCGTCGACGAGTACGAACCGATCGAGATCGTCGTCGGTCTCCCTCGCTCCCTCAACGGGGGCGAGGGCCCCGCGGCCGCCAAGATCCGCGTGTTCGTACAGGACCTCGCCCGCATGGTCGCCCCCATTTCGGTGAGGCTCGTGGACGAGAGGATGACCACAGTGACGGCCAGTCAGGGGCTGCGCGCCTCGGGCGTGAAGTCCAAAAAGGGCAGGTCTGTCATCGATCAGGCGGCGGCCGTCGTCATCCTTCAGCAGGCACTGGAGTCCGAACGGGCGTCAGGTAAAGCTCCGGGCGAGGGCGTCGAAGTGGTCATCTGA